One window of the Sander lucioperca isolate FBNREF2018 chromosome 5, SLUC_FBN_1.2, whole genome shotgun sequence genome contains the following:
- the LOC116038933 gene encoding membrane frizzled-related protein — MSDLSQVAVYSDSSDIYKNVFCNPAFELEGEREERVEGFRTSSSTPEPIKPPASLRLGLRGPGCSWGVVVVSVAALLLLTALGLALALILTQIKGQAVEDQLLSTSPPDRLNAGDGGSHTLPTNSANRSQQESTSAPQPTRIPPSETRCGGVLTDSEGSFSSPNHPGSYPPNLLCVWVIRVPPPHLVQIHISSLTVEGPSPCLFDWLEVQEQIEQSSVVTRFCGNVAPPTVNTNSSTVWVTLRSDGSIAGSGFSAQYRAIRPGHKSCSREEFLCDSGRCLLPVSVCDGHPNCHDLTDEANCSHKHKDCGGQKTGPYGYLSSPNHPRPYPHQQLCIWYISVEEGHVITLSFSNFSLETQDVCEFDYVEVHDSVNTGAGRVLGRFCGTNFPPDLTSSGTHMTVMFVADEGVADSGFNATYKAVSVLGRTCGPSQFACSTGECVQQQWLCDGWNDCPDGADEQGCGNSTYPPFTSSCEFIEVEMCQGLSYNLTSFPNIWLSIADQREAATLLRQYRVLMELACFEPLRRLLCGMFLPQCSPQGGILQPCRSVCSSAEQQCSQALDLLSFSWPFNCHLLPDSQDPMECSLP; from the exons ATGTCTGACCTCAGCCAAGTTGCAGTGTACTCAGACTCTTCAGATATCTATAAG AATGTGTTCTGCAACCCTGCCTTTGAGCTGGAGGGAGAGCGGGAGGAGAGGGTGGAGGGATTCAGGACATCCTCGTCCACCCCTGAACCAATAAAACCACCAGCTA GTCTACGCTTGGGTCTGCGGGGCCCGGGTTGTAGCtggggggtggtggtggtttCTGTTGCTGCCCTGCTCCTGTTAACAGCCCTCGGACTGGCGCTGGCCCTCATCCTCACAC AGATAAAGGGCCAGGCTGTGGAGGATCAGTTGCTGTCCACCAGCCCTCCAGACCGGCTGAATGCAGGAGATGGAGGGTCCCATACTCTACCCACAAACTCTGCCAACAGAAGTCAACAGGAAAGTACATCTGCACCACAGCCCACTAGGATCCCACCATCTGAAACAC GTTGTGGAGGGGTGTTGACTGACTCAGAGGGCAGTTTCAGTTCTCCAAATCATCCTGGCTCCTATCCCCCCAACTTGTTGTGTGTTTGGGTGATCCGAGTCCCACCCCCCCACTTGGTCCAGATCCACATTTCCTCTCTGACTGTAGAGGGGCCATCTCCCTGTCTGTTTGACTGGCTCGAGGTGCAGGAGCAGATAGAACAGAGCTCTGTGGTCACCAG GTTCTGTGGAAATGTAGCACCACCGACGGTCAACACAAACAGCAGCACAGTGTGGGTCACCTTACGTTCTGATGGCAGCATCGCAGGCAGCGGCTTCAGTGCACAGTACAGGGCCATTCGGCCTGGACACa AGAGCTGCTCCAGAGAAGAGTTTTTGTGCGACAGTGGTCGCTGTCTgctgcctgtgtctgtgtgtgacggTCATCCAAACTGCCATGACCTAACAGACGAGGCAAACTGCAGCCATAAACACAAAG ACTGTGGTGGGCAGAAAACGGGGCCGTATGGTTACCTGTCAAGTCCAAACCACCCCAGGCCTTATCCCCACCAGCAG TTGTGCATATGGTATATATCTGTTGAGGAGGGTCACGTCATCACACTGAGCTTCAGTAACTTCAGCCTGGAGACTCAAGATGTCTGTGAGTTTGACTATGTGGAGGTGCACGACAGCGTCAATACTGGAGCTGGAAGGGTGCTGGGAAG GTTTTGTGGTACGAACTTCCCTCCAGACCTGACCTCCTCCGGTACCCACATGACTGTTATGTTTGTGGCTGATGAGGGAGTGGCTGACAGCGGCTTCAACGCAACATACAAGGCTGTGTCTGTCCTAGGCA GGACATGTGGTCCCAGCCAATTTGCCTGCAGTACTGGAGAGTGTGTTCAGCAGCAGTGGTTGTGTGATGGATGGAACGACTGCCCTGATGGAGCAGATGAGCAGGGCTGTGGCAACTCCACCTACCCTCCTTTCA CTTCATCGTGTGAGTTTATAGAGGTAGAGATGTGTCAAGGCCTCAGCTACAACCTCACCTCATTCCCAAACATCTGGCTGTCCATTGCTGATCAGAGAGAAGCTGCCACACTCTTGCGACAGTACCGG GTACTGATGGAGCTGGCATGCTTCGAGCCCTTGCGGAGGCTTTTGTGTGGAATGTTTCTGCCCCAGTGCAGCCCTCAGGGTGGTATCCTCCAGCCCTGCCGCTCAGTCTGCTCTTCTGCAGAGCAGCAATGCAGCCAAGCCCTGGATCTCTTATCCTTCAGCTGGCCCTTCAACTGCCACCTCCTGCCTGACTCACAAGACCCCATGGAGTGCTCGCTGCCTTGA
- the nudt8 gene encoding nucleoside diphosphate-linked moiety X motif 8: protein MDFEPLLQCRLSLGPNLKLYKVDKGEKVASHSQGKNQGRWASVLVSLCSVEGEPAFLFTLRSSTLKGRHKGDVSFAGGKSDPSDRDLVATALREAREELGVSVATEKVWGILKPLRDRSGMMIAPVLANLGPLEELSFKPNPGEVEEIFTLSLSHLCNPQNRGYTHFRTGDKYGYTLPVFRNGKHRVWGLTAVALDHTLKLIVPL, encoded by the exons ATGGATTTCGAACCACTCTTGCA GTGTCGACTGAGCCTGGGGCCCAACTTGAAGCTGTACAAGGTTGACAAGGGGGAAAAAGTTGCAAGTCACAGCCAGGGAAAGAACCAGGGGAGATGGGCGTCAGTCCTGGTTTCTCTGTGCTCTGTTGAGGGGGAGCCAGCATTTCTCTTCACTTTGCGCTCCAGCACACTGAAGGGCAGACACAAGGGTGATGTCAG CTTTGCAGGAGGAAAGAGTGATCCGTCAGATAGAGATTTGGTGGCCACCGCTTTAAGGGAAGCCAGGGAGGAGCTGGGCGTTTCTGTGGCAACCGAAAAGGTCTGGGGCATCTTGAAGCCTCTCAGGGACAGG TCAGGGATGATGATAGCGCCTGTGCTGGCTAACCTCGGCCCCCTCGAGGAGTTGTCCTTCAAACCAAACCCTGGAGAg GTTGAGGAGATTTTCACCTTGTCCTTGTCCCACTTATGCAACCCTCAGAACCGTGGCTACACACACTTCCGCACTGGCGACAAGTACGGATACACTCTCCCAGTGTTTCGTAACGGGAAGCATCGAGTGTGGGGCCTGACAGCCGTCGCTCTAGACCATACCCTGAAACTCATTGTCCCTCTTTAG